From Lathamus discolor isolate bLatDis1 chromosome 15, bLatDis1.hap1, whole genome shotgun sequence, a single genomic window includes:
- the ZBTB34 gene encoding zinc finger and BTB domain-containing protein 34 isoform X2, giving the protein MDSSSFIQFDVPEYSNTVLSQLNELRLQGKLCDIIVHIQGQPFRAHKAVLAASSPYFRDHSALSTMSGLSISVIKNPNVFEQLLSFCYTGRMSLQLKDVVSFLTAASFLQMQCVIDKCTQILESIHSKISVGDVDSVTVGAEENPENRNGVKDSSYFANPIEISPPYCSQVRQSTAGSDLRMETTPGKTLRSRLQEEGHSDRGSSGSISEYEIQIEGDHEQGDLIVRESQIAEVKVKMEKSDRPSCSDSSSLGDDGYHTEMVDGEQVVAVNVGSYGSVLQHVYSFSHASSQATGMSETFGSLSNTSPSRSMLSCFRGGRARQKRVSTGHLHSDVQGLVQGADSESMVSNPGYENSPRERNARGHWYPYNERLICIYCGKSFNQKGSLDRHMRLHMGITPFVCKFCGKKYTRKDQLEYHIRGHTDDKPFRCEICGKCFPFQGTLNQHLRKNHPGVTEVRTRVESPDRTEAFAEQKVDNDASASEAMDSSMEIHAMSNASD; this is encoded by the coding sequence ATGGACAGCAGCAGTTTCATTCAGTTTGATGTGCCCGAGTACAGCAACACTGTTCTGAGCCAGTTAAACGAGCTCCGCCTGCAAGGGAAGCTATGTGACATAATTGTGCATATTCAGGGTCAGCCATTTCGAGCCCATAAAGCTGTCTTAGCTGCTAGTTCTCCGTATTTCCGTGACCATTCAGCGCTGAGCACCATGAGTGGCTTATCAATATCAGTTATTAAAAACCCCAATGTTTTTGAacagttgctttctttttgttacaCTGGAAGGATGTCCTTACAGCTGAAGGATGTTGTTAGTTTTCTAACTGCAGCTAGCTTTCTACAGATGCAGTGCGTCATTGATAAATGCACACAGATACTGGAGAGTATTCATTCAAAGATCAGTGTTGGTGATGTTGACTCTGTCACTGTTGGTGCTgaagaaaatcctgaaaatcGCAATGGAGTTAAGGACAGCAGTTACTTTGCCAATCCCATTGAGATATCTCCCCCCTATTGCTCTCAGGTGCGACAGTCAACAGCAGGCAGCGATCTTCGGATGGAAACTACTCCAGGCAAAACTCTACGTAGTCGTCTGCAAGAAGAAGGGCATTCAGATCGAGGAAGCAGTGGGAGTATCTCTGAATATGAGATTCAGATTGAAGGTGATCATGAGCAAGGAGACCTGATAGTAAGGGAAAGTCAGATTGCAGAGGTGAAAGTAAAAATGGAGAAGTCTGACAGGCCAAGCTGCTCTGATAGCTCTTCGCTTGGTGATGATGGATATCATACTGAAATGGTGGATGGAGAGCAAGTGGTAGCCGTAAATGTTGGTTCCTATGGGTCTGTCTTACAACATGTTTATTCGTTTTCCCATGCCTCATCACAGGCTACAGGTATGTCGGAAACCTTCGGAAGCCTGAGCAATACGAGTCCTTCCAGGTCAATGCTGAGCTGTTTCAGAGGGGGTCGCGCACGCCAGAAACGGGTATCCACTGGTCACTTGCACAGTGATGTTCAGGGCTTGGTGCAAGGGGCTGACAGTGAATCCATGGTGAGTAACCCAGGATATGAAAACAGTCCACGGGAAAGAAACGCAAGAGGTCATTGGTATCCATACAATGAGAGGCTGATCTGTATCTACTGTGGAAAGTCTTTCAACCAGAAAGGGAGCCTTGATCGACACATGCGATTGCACATGGGAATAACTCCTTTCGTGTGCAAGTTCTGTGGGAAGAAATACACCCGCAAGGACCAACTTGAGTATCATATTCGTGGTCACACAGATGACAAGCCCTTTCGCTGTGAGATCTgtggaaaatgttttcctttccaggGTACACTCAACCAGCACTTGCGAAAAAATCACCCTGGCGTAACAGAAGTAAGAACCAGGGTAGAGTCTCCAGACAGAACAGAAGCATTTGCGGAACAGAAAGTAGATAATGATGCTTCAGCTTCTGAAGCTATGGATTCTAGTATGGAAATTCATGCAATGTCTAACGCATCTGATTAA
- the ZBTB34 gene encoding zinc finger and BTB domain-containing protein 34 isoform X1, translated as MDDVEICLCSWKNRLLFTSVEMDSSSFIQFDVPEYSNTVLSQLNELRLQGKLCDIIVHIQGQPFRAHKAVLAASSPYFRDHSALSTMSGLSISVIKNPNVFEQLLSFCYTGRMSLQLKDVVSFLTAASFLQMQCVIDKCTQILESIHSKISVGDVDSVTVGAEENPENRNGVKDSSYFANPIEISPPYCSQVRQSTAGSDLRMETTPGKTLRSRLQEEGHSDRGSSGSISEYEIQIEGDHEQGDLIVRESQIAEVKVKMEKSDRPSCSDSSSLGDDGYHTEMVDGEQVVAVNVGSYGSVLQHVYSFSHASSQATGMSETFGSLSNTSPSRSMLSCFRGGRARQKRVSTGHLHSDVQGLVQGADSESMVSNPGYENSPRERNARGHWYPYNERLICIYCGKSFNQKGSLDRHMRLHMGITPFVCKFCGKKYTRKDQLEYHIRGHTDDKPFRCEICGKCFPFQGTLNQHLRKNHPGVTEVRTRVESPDRTEAFAEQKVDNDASASEAMDSSMEIHAMSNASD; from the exons ATGGATGATGTTGAGATCTGTTTATGCAGTTGGAAAAACAG attactCTTTACATCAGTAGAAATGGACAGCAGCAGTTTCATTCAGTTTGATGTGCCCGAGTACAGCAACACTGTTCTGAGCCAGTTAAACGAGCTCCGCCTGCAAGGGAAGCTATGTGACATAATTGTGCATATTCAGGGTCAGCCATTTCGAGCCCATAAAGCTGTCTTAGCTGCTAGTTCTCCGTATTTCCGTGACCATTCAGCGCTGAGCACCATGAGTGGCTTATCAATATCAGTTATTAAAAACCCCAATGTTTTTGAacagttgctttctttttgttacaCTGGAAGGATGTCCTTACAGCTGAAGGATGTTGTTAGTTTTCTAACTGCAGCTAGCTTTCTACAGATGCAGTGCGTCATTGATAAATGCACACAGATACTGGAGAGTATTCATTCAAAGATCAGTGTTGGTGATGTTGACTCTGTCACTGTTGGTGCTgaagaaaatcctgaaaatcGCAATGGAGTTAAGGACAGCAGTTACTTTGCCAATCCCATTGAGATATCTCCCCCCTATTGCTCTCAGGTGCGACAGTCAACAGCAGGCAGCGATCTTCGGATGGAAACTACTCCAGGCAAAACTCTACGTAGTCGTCTGCAAGAAGAAGGGCATTCAGATCGAGGAAGCAGTGGGAGTATCTCTGAATATGAGATTCAGATTGAAGGTGATCATGAGCAAGGAGACCTGATAGTAAGGGAAAGTCAGATTGCAGAGGTGAAAGTAAAAATGGAGAAGTCTGACAGGCCAAGCTGCTCTGATAGCTCTTCGCTTGGTGATGATGGATATCATACTGAAATGGTGGATGGAGAGCAAGTGGTAGCCGTAAATGTTGGTTCCTATGGGTCTGTCTTACAACATGTTTATTCGTTTTCCCATGCCTCATCACAGGCTACAGGTATGTCGGAAACCTTCGGAAGCCTGAGCAATACGAGTCCTTCCAGGTCAATGCTGAGCTGTTTCAGAGGGGGTCGCGCACGCCAGAAACGGGTATCCACTGGTCACTTGCACAGTGATGTTCAGGGCTTGGTGCAAGGGGCTGACAGTGAATCCATGGTGAGTAACCCAGGATATGAAAACAGTCCACGGGAAAGAAACGCAAGAGGTCATTGGTATCCATACAATGAGAGGCTGATCTGTATCTACTGTGGAAAGTCTTTCAACCAGAAAGGGAGCCTTGATCGACACATGCGATTGCACATGGGAATAACTCCTTTCGTGTGCAAGTTCTGTGGGAAGAAATACACCCGCAAGGACCAACTTGAGTATCATATTCGTGGTCACACAGATGACAAGCCCTTTCGCTGTGAGATCTgtggaaaatgttttcctttccaggGTACACTCAACCAGCACTTGCGAAAAAATCACCCTGGCGTAACAGAAGTAAGAACCAGGGTAGAGTCTCCAGACAGAACAGAAGCATTTGCGGAACAGAAAGTAGATAATGATGCTTCAGCTTCTGAAGCTATGGATTCTAGTATGGAAATTCATGCAATGTCTAACGCATCTGATTAA